One Bufo gargarizans isolate SCDJY-AF-19 chromosome 3, ASM1485885v1, whole genome shotgun sequence DNA segment encodes these proteins:
- the LOC122930688 gene encoding gastrula zinc finger protein XlCGF26.1-like isoform X1, whose protein sequence is MAARILDLTLEIIYLITGEDYTVVKKSSGECVAPHVSGEWSRTPGAITEPPPHSLIHEQKILELTNRITELLTGEVPIRCQDITVYFSMEEWEYVEGHKDLYKDVMIKDHQPLTSIGEDWMRNFYEVDDNQSQIGKTKTEHRIANSFAWSESGNHFKEECNLSTNEGIHIEERRFKCSECGKSYTQKSTLVTHQRTHSGEKPFSCSDCGKCFMTNSYLVRHQQTHTGEKPFSCSECGKHFRQKFTLVEHQRSHTGEKPNTCSQCGKCFNQKSTLKKHLKIHSKERPYSCPECGKGFNFKTGLKKHLRIHTDQKPNTCSECGKCFRTKPSLAKHLRTHTGEKPYSCPECGKCVSHKSGLVKHLRTHTGEKPFSCTECGQCFSQREILVKHQRIHTGEKPYSCSECGKCFSIRSSLVKHQRIHTGEKPFLCTVCGKCFSLKSNLVDHLRTHTGEKPVSCTLCGRCFSRKTILLEHLKSHTGERPFSCPECEKCFRHKSGLVEHLRSHTGEKPYSCTTCGKCFSLKSSHVKHQRVHAGEKLL, encoded by the exons ATGGCTGCgaggatattagacctcaccctagagatcatctacttgataactggagag gattacacagtagtgaagaagtcgtctggTGAGTGTGTGGCACCCCATGTGTCAGGAGAATGGAGCAGGACCCCGGGAGCCATCACCGAGCCTCCACCTcattccctgatacatgagcagaagatcctagaacttaccaacaggatcactgagctgctgaccggagag gttcctataaggtgtcaggatatcactgtctatttctctatggaggagtgggagtatgtagaaggacacaaggatctgtacaaagaCGTCATGATAAAGGATCACCAGCCCCTCACATCAATAG GTGAAGACTGGATGAGAAACTTTTATGAAGTAGATGATAATCAGTCACAGATTGGCAAAACTAAAACTGAACATAGAATAGCAAACTCGTTTGCATGGTCTGAAAGTGGGAACCATTTTAAAGAGGAATGTAATCTTTCAACGAATGAAGGAATTCACATAGAAGAAAGGCGATTTAAATGTTCAGAGTGTGGGAAATCTTATACTCAGAAATCAACTCTTGTAACGCATCAGAGAACTCActcaggagagaagccgttttcatgttcagattgtgggaaatgttttatgacAAACTCCTATCTTGTTCGACATCAGCAAACTCATactggggagaagccattttcatgctcagaatgtgggaaacattTTAGGCAAAAGTTTACTCTTGTtgaacatcagagaagtcacacaggggagaagccaaacacatgttcacaatgtgggaaatgttttaaccaaaaaTCAACTCTTAAGAAACATCTGAAAATTCACTCAAAGGAGAGGCcatattcatgtccagaatgtgggaaaggttTTAACTTTAAAACAGGTCTTAAGAAACATCTAAGAATACACACAGATCAGAAGCCAAatacatgttcagaatgtggaaaatgttttcgtACCAAACCAAGTCTTGCAAAGCAtttgagaactcacacaggagagaagccatattcatgtcctgaatgtggaaaatgtgtAAGCCATAAATCAGGTCTTGTgaaacatctgagaactcacacaggcgagaagccattttcatgcacaGAATGCGGGCAATGTTTTAGCCAGAGAGAAATTCTTgtaaaacatcagagaattcacacaggggagaagccatattcatgttcagaatgtgggaagtgttttagtatAAGATCAAGTCTTgtgaaacatcagagaattcacacaggggagaagccatttttatgtacagtatgtgggaaatgttttagtctaAAATCAAATCTTGTGGaccatctgagaactcacacaggggagaagccagttTCATGTACACTATGTGGCAGATGTTTTAGCCGTAAAAcaattcttttggaacacctaaaatctcacacaggggagaggccattttcatgtcctgaatgcgAGAAATGTTTTAGACACAAATCGggtcttgtggaacatctaagaaGTCACACCGGCGAGAAACCTTATTCATGCACaacatgtgggaaatgttttagtctgAAATCAAGTCATGTTAAACATCAAAGAGTTCACGCAGGTgagaagctattgtaa
- the LOC122930688 gene encoding gastrula zinc finger protein XlCGF66.1-like isoform X2 codes for MAARILDLTLEIIYLITGEDYTVVKKSSGECVAPHVSGEWSRTPGAITEPPPHSLIHEQKILELTNRITELLTGEVPIRCQDITVYFSMEEWEYVEGHKDLYKDVMIKDHQPLTSIVPRLGNDRQNNHASYL; via the exons ATGGCTGCgaggatattagacctcaccctagagatcatctacttgataactggagag gattacacagtagtgaagaagtcgtctggTGAGTGTGTGGCACCCCATGTGTCAGGAGAATGGAGCAGGACCCCGGGAGCCATCACCGAGCCTCCACCTcattccctgatacatgagcagaagatcctagaacttaccaacaggatcactgagctgctgaccggagag gttcctataaggtgtcaggatatcactgtctatttctctatggaggagtgggagtatgtagaaggacacaaggatctgtacaaagaCGTCATGATAAAGGATCACCAGCCCCTCACATCAATAG TGCCAAGATTAGGCAATGATCGGCAGAACAATCATGCAAGTTATCTATGA